The Malus domestica chromosome 13, GDT2T_hap1 genome includes a window with the following:
- the LOC139190519 gene encoding uncharacterized protein, whose product MSRARINHLKTELHTIKKGTDTIEKYLLRLKHLNDQLLAAGEIISENDLIVAALAGLPSENNMIRTVVVAWETLMTLKEFRAQLLSAERTAEDSPSSVSFPMFGMYCEGESSMTGVTRQIFLGGSSNSGANGQVYQGESSTHNDTHYNGNVGFVGQYQRQFGNHNGNAGFVGQYQRPSGNNGGYNGGQQFNFNRNRNNFRPRFNGGFNVGNRNNGGSSGSSGDYQSKNGSSGGSVSGSWTNWNGNSGQKPNVIPECQICGKRGHTTPNCFYRNE is encoded by the coding sequence ATGTCTCGTGCTCGGATCAATCATTTGAAGACAGAGCTTCACACTATTAAAAAGGGTACCGATACGATTGAGAAGTATCTTTTGAGACTTAAACATCTCAATGATCAGTTGCTAGCTGCAGGGGAGATAATTTCTGAAAATGATCTAATTGTGGCTGCTTTAGCAGGATTACCATCTGAGAACAATATGATCAGGACTGTGGTCGTGGCATGGGAAACTCTGATGACTCTTAAGGAGTTTCGTGCACAACTGTTGAGTGCTGAGAGAACCGCTGAAGATTCACCAAGTTCTGTTTCATTCCCTATGTTTGGCATGTATTGTGAAGGGGAGTCATCCATGACAGGAGTTACAAGGCAAATATTTCTAGGAGGATCCTCAAATTCTGGTGCAAATGGACAGGTTTATCAAGGAGAATCATCAACTCATAATGATACTCATTACAATGGCAATGTGGGTTTTGTGGGACAATATCAAAGGCAATTTGGGAATCACAATGGCAATGCTGGTTTTGTAGGACAATATCAAAGGCCATCTGGGAATAATGGAGGTTACAATGGTGGTCAACAATTCAACTTCAACAGAAATAGAAACAATTTTAGGCCACGATTTAATGGAGGTTTTAATGTTGGGAATAGAAACAATGGTGGTTCTTCTGGATCTTCAGGAGATTATCAGTCTAAGAATGGATCTTCGGGTGGAAGTGTTTCTGGTTCATGGACTAATTGGAATGGAAATTCTGGACAGAAGCCAAATGTCATCCCagaatgtcaaatttgtggcaaGCGTGGGCATACTACACCAAATTGTTTTTACAGGAATGAGTAG